In Trichoderma asperellum chromosome 1, complete sequence, a single window of DNA contains:
- a CDS encoding uncharacterized protein (EggNog:ENOG41), with protein sequence MFKRAFRSQDQPQNRVDKAARLKKPGGSAKEHVKAKVSKLQISHIEHEAAPARPVNITPSPIVTLTIGREGRLFAAHEDVLSQSPFFEEACRKESSDAMNKRISLPDEEPEVFSAVLEYLYKGDYYPRLVHNRHRNSWELEDRMRTPQKSSPNPDMGGGHAGTASDAAVYLSSAGAEILRDTVIYCAADKYGLEELKRLALRKQGLQAGIDVGTILRSAQYAYANTPDSDSRLRAHYLALIIRCRKTFKRSGTMQAEMEAGGSKLFFDLFVAMCNHLDDVIDVTNGRTPKTV encoded by the coding sequence ATGTTCAAGCGCGCCTTCCGGTCGCAGGACCAGCCCCAGAACCGCGTGGACAAGGCGGCGCGGCTGAAGAAGCCGGGGGGCTCCGCCAAGGAGCACGTCAAGGCGAAGGTGTCCAAGCTGCAGATCTCTCACATAGAGCACGAAGCGGCACCCGCCCGGCCCGTCAACATCACTCCCTCGCCGATTGTCACCCTTACTATTGGCCGCGAGGGAAGACTCTTTGCAGCTCACGAGGATGTCCTCAGCCAGTCGCCCTTCTTTGAAGAGGCGTGCAGGAAGGAGTCCTCTGATGCCATGAACAAGAGAATCTCCCTCCCTGACGAGGAGCCCGAGGTCTTTTCTGCCGTCCTCGAGTATCTCTACAAGGGCGATTACTATCCCCGCCTGGTGCACAACAGGCACCGCAACTCGTGGGAGCTTGAGGATCGCATGAGGACTCCTCAGAAGTCATCACCAAACCCCGACATGGGGGGCGGCCACGCAGGCACGGCTTCCGATGCCGCCGTCTATCTCTCCAGCGCCGGGGCCGAGATCCTCCGCGACACCGTCATCTACTGTGCCGCGGACAAGTACGGCCTGGAAGAGCTGAAGCGTCTGGCTTTACGCAAGCAGGGGCTGCAGGCCGGCATTGATGTCGGCACGATCCTGCGATCTGCCCAGTATGCCTACGCCAACACGCCTGATTCGGACAGTCGCCTGCGCGCCCATTACCTGGCCTTGATTATTCGCTGCCGCAAGACGTTTAAGCGCAGCGGCACCATGCAGGCCGAGATGGAAGCGGGTGGCAGCAAGCTGTTCTTTGACCTGTTCGTCGCCATGTGCAATCATCTGGACGACGTCATTGATGTTACCAATGGCCGTACTCCAAAGACTGTATAA
- a CDS encoding uncharacterized protein (EggNog:ENOG41~TransMembrane:7 (o42-63i75-93o113-129i136-158o219-243i250-276o296-318i)), whose amino-acid sequence MDSTPLLIGSGSLPGPTVLQDHPVFLRASHSPWFCIPQNVLVFFRGLILAYLVATGCLILNYELTEDTTLSNYRLFFDFAIISFVLVLLYYIITFCWTFTHLYYPDVEEVDGRLEWIIISMMSLPRNLASLRKQFYFSLFYTTTVVFAFMNTVIYWFITRPHDIETAPGDKAPDDNNPGGNLHNGNDPKNGDASGGELWRVGGYLVSGTPFSDIFGQGWFKSFCILNLYGITAIIMIIEILFLNSIKRPFVSVITRRGA is encoded by the exons ATGGACTCAACACCTCTACTCATCGGCTCGGGTAGCCTTCCCGGCCCGACCGTTCTACAGGACCAT CCTGTGTTCCTTCGCGCCAGCCATTCTCCATGGTTCTGCATCCCGCAAAACGTTCTCGTTTTCTTCCGGGGGCTCATTCTTGCATACCTGGTGGCCACCGGTTGCCTGATTCTTAACTACGAGCTTACGGAAGATACGACTCTATCCAACTATCGACTTTTTTTCGACTTTGCGATTATCAGCTTTGTCTTGGTTCTCTTGTACTACATCATCACGTTT TGCTGGACCTTCACTCACTTGTACTACCCAGATGTGGAAGAGGTAGATGGACGCCTTGAATggatcatcatcagcatgaTGTCTCTACCCAGAAATCTGGCTAGCCTGCGCAAGCAATTTTACTTCTCTTTGTTTTATACCACTACAGTCGTCTTCGCTTTTATGAATACGGTAATCTACTGGTTCATTACGCGACCGCATGATATTGAGACGGCACCTGGTGACAAGGCTCCCGATGACAATAATCCTGGAGGCAATCTACATAACGGCAATGACCCAAAGAATGGAGATGCAAGCGGCGGAGAACTTTGGCGTGTAGGAGGGTATCTTGTTTCAGGTACACCAT TCAGTGATATTTTTGGCCAAGGGTGGTTCAAGTCCTTCTGTATTCTCAACCTGTATGGGATTACGGCCATCATTATGATCATTGAGATACTCTttctcaacagcatcaaacGGCCATTTGTGAGTGTAATCACACGAAGAGGGGCATGA
- a CDS encoding uncharacterized protein (TransMembrane:1 (o6-35i)), with product MGGVYLHGATVFFSCITDCYCMECVLFFSHFFAFISSLNSKNRFFHSTALDCVLFGVFLSDRELFLQNHPAPLREEKRTKKEVESDSPEGLFFRNGILLESFLYASALLFRSDANIGKWDKLEEIHSPG from the coding sequence ATGGGAGGCGTCTATTTACATGGGGCcactgtctttttttcttgtattACGGACTGTTATTGCATGGAGtgtgtgctttttttttcacattTCTTTGCCTTTATATCAAGTCTCAACTCAAAGAACCGTTTTTTTCATTCTACGGCGCTGGATTGCGTCCTTTTTGGTGTGTTTCTATCAGATCGGGAGCTCTTTTTACAGAACCATCCTGCACCattaagagaagaaaaaagaacaaaaaaagaggtggaAAGCGACAGCCCGGAAGGCTTGTTTTTTCGGAATGGGATCCTGCTTGAGAGTTTTCTTTATGCTTCAGCATTGCTGTTTCGTTCGGATGCAAATATTGGGAAATGGGATAAATTGGAAGAAATACATTCACCTGGATAA
- the SEC11 gene encoding Signal peptidase complex catalytic subunit (MEROPS:MER0000602~BUSCO:EOG092D4A5H~TransMembrane:3 (o66-84i186-202o208-224i)): MSRSCWSSRGFNLQYSTGVAIWPAQAPGPRPIQLCTTPQHHNNQHICDFEIEAPTMFSGLQNPRNIAAQIMNFGLVLSTAFMMWKGLSIVADSPSPIVVVLSGSMEPAFQRGDLLLLWNRELFTETSVGDIVVYNVKDKEIPIVHRVVRKFGHGDKARLLTKGDNNVADDTELYARGQDYLERSDIVGSVVAYVPFVGYVTILLSEYPWLKTAMLGIMGLMVVLQRE, translated from the exons ATGTCCAGATCGTGTTGGAGCTCGCGTGGCTTCAATTTACAGTACAGCACAGGTGTTGCGATTTGGCCAGCACAAGCACCGGGACCACGGCCAATTCAACTCTGCACAACACCACAACACCACAACAACCAGCATATTTGCGATTTCGAGATCGAGGCGCCCACCATGTTTTCGGGCCTCCAGAACCCGCGGAATATCGCCGCGCAGATCATGAACTTTGGTCTAGTGCTGTCCACGGCATTCATG ATGTGGAAGGGCCTCTCCATCGTCGCCGACTCTCCCTCCCCGATCGTCGTTGTCCTCAGTGGTTCCATGGAGCCGGCCTTCCAGCGAGGCGACCTGCTCTTGCTATGGAACCGCGAGCTGTTTACCGAAACCTCAGTTGGCGATATTGTTGTGTACAATGTGAAGGATAAGGAAATTCCCATTGTTCATCGAGTCGTACGGAAATTTGGCCATGG GGACAAGGCACGGCTGTTAACAAAAGGAGACAATAACGTTGCCGATGACACCGAATT GTACGCCAGAGGGCAAGACTACTTGGAGCGCAGCGACATCGTCGGCAGCGTAGTAGCATACGTGCCGTTTGTGGGCTATGTGACAATATTACTCTCAGAATATCCATGGCTGAAAACGGCAATGTTGGGTATAATGGGTCTTATGGTGGTATTACAGCGGGAATAA
- a CDS encoding uncharacterized protein (EggNog:ENOG41) yields the protein MEGSGGSSNNNPEQQTSLMGGHAQYLKGVGEAAVGSISGSKSWADSGAQDKAAGLAAMKKAGEQRDPNQGYGRAEEWAGKLTGCEGMQKEGFASAHQRKD from the exons ATGgagggcagcggcggcagcagcaacaacaatccCGAGCAGCAGACAAGCCTGATGGGCGGCCATGCTCAGTACCTTAAAGGCGTCGGAGAG GCAGCTGTTGGAAGCATCAGCGGCTCCAAATCCTGGGCCGACTCGGGAGCGCAAGACAAGGCAGCCGGCCTCGCCGCAATGAAAAAGGCTGGCGAGCAGAGAGATCCCAACCAGGGTTATGGACGAGCAGAGGAGTGGGCTGGCAAATTGACCGGCTGCGAGGGAATGCAGAAAGAGGGCTTCGCAAGCGCTCATCAGAGAAAAGACTGA
- a CDS encoding uncharacterized protein (EggNog:ENOG41~TransMembrane:5 (o42-63i75-93o113-129i136-158o219-242i)) — translation MDSTPLLIGSGSLPGPTVLQDHPVFLRASHSPWFCIPQNVLVFFRGLILAYLVATGCLILNYELTEDTTLSNYRLFFDFAIISFVLVLLYYIITFCWTFTHLYYPDVEEVDGRLEWIIISMMSLPRNLASLRKQFYFSLFYTTTVVFAFMNTVIYWFITRPHDIETAPGDKAPDDNNPGGNLHNGNDPKNGDASGGELWRVGGYLVSGTPFSDIFGQGWFKSFCILNLYGITAIIMIIEILFLNSIKRPFSIYAHIFSLLVLAGLFLAWAAIGRAATGVYSFFWLDPQEVGSQEAVAAYCIGFVLLAPICFIFMQGFVGIRESLTRPRVILQAAPLEA, via the exons ATGGACTCAACACCTCTACTCATCGGCTCGGGTAGCCTTCCCGGCCCGACCGTTCTACAGGACCAT CCTGTGTTCCTTCGCGCCAGCCATTCTCCATGGTTCTGCATCCCGCAAAACGTTCTCGTTTTCTTCCGGGGGCTCATTCTTGCATACCTGGTGGCCACCGGTTGCCTGATTCTTAACTACGAGCTTACGGAAGATACGACTCTATCCAACTATCGACTTTTTTTCGACTTTGCGATTATCAGCTTTGTCTTGGTTCTCTTGTACTACATCATCACGTTT TGCTGGACCTTCACTCACTTGTACTACCCAGATGTGGAAGAGGTAGATGGACGCCTTGAATggatcatcatcagcatgaTGTCTCTACCCAGAAATCTGGCTAGCCTGCGCAAGCAATTTTACTTCTCTTTGTTTTATACCACTACAGTCGTCTTCGCTTTTATGAATACGGTAATCTACTGGTTCATTACGCGACCGCATGATATTGAGACGGCACCTGGTGACAAGGCTCCCGATGACAATAATCCTGGAGGCAATCTACATAACGGCAATGACCCAAAGAATGGAGATGCAAGCGGCGGAGAACTTTGGCGTGTAGGAGGGTATCTTGTTTCAGGTACACCAT TCAGTGATATTTTTGGCCAAGGGTGGTTCAAGTCCTTCTGTATTCTCAACCTGTATGGGATTACGGCCATCATTATGATCATTGAGATACTCTttctcaacagcatcaaacGGCCATTT TCAATCTATGCCCATATCTTTAGTCTCCTCGTGCTCGCAGGTCTCTTCCTTGCCTGGGCCGCCATCGGAAGAGCAGCCACCGGCGTGTACTCGTTCTTCTGGCTCGATCCACAGGAGGTTGGCTCCCAAGAAGCGGTGGCGGCATACTGCATCGGCTTTGTCCTCCTGGCTCCCATTT GCTTTATCTTCATGCAGGGCTTTGTTGGCATTCGAGAGTCGCTCACTCGACCCCGCGTCATTCTACAAGCAGCCCCGCTGGAGGCCTAG